GATCGGCGCGAGCCTGCGCGGGCTGTGGCGCCGGCATCCGCAACAATCGCTGGAAACCCTCGGGCGGCAGGTGGATCTGGCCCGCGACGCGCTGCGTCAACTGGTCGTGTCGATCCTGACGGGCCGATTCCCCCACCGCGAGTTCATCAAACAGTGTGCGTTCATGACCAGCGTGTCGGCGGCCCCGACGGTGCTGGTGGCCATCCCGATCGCGGTGGTGGTGTCGATCCAGGTCGGCGCGCTGGTGAATCAGGTCGGCGCGACCACCTTCATCGGCGCGGTGGCCGGACTGGGCATCCTCCGGCAGGGCGCGCCGCTGGTCACCTCGCTGATGATCGCGGGCGCGGTCGGTTCGGCCATCACCGCCGACCTCGGCTCGCGGACCATCCGCGAGGAGATCGACGCGATGATGGTGATGGGCGTCGATCCGGTGCGGCGTCTGGTCGCGCCACGGATGGCGGCCGCGGTGCTGGTGAGCATGCTGCTGTGCGGATTCATCGTCTTCGTCGGCTTCGCGACCGCCTACATGTTCAACGTGTACGCGCAGCACGGCACACCCGGCTCCTTCGTCAGCTCGTTCGCCTCGTTCGCGGTGGCGAACGACATGGTGGTGGCGCTGATCAAGGCCGCGATCTTCGGATTGCTGACCGCGATCATCGCCT
This DNA window, taken from Nocardia sp. BMG111209, encodes the following:
- a CDS encoding ABC transporter permease, with amino-acid sequence MTVVVPRGGVGEPAPEPTELARIGASLRGLWRRHPQQSLETLGRQVDLARDALRQLVVSILTGRFPHREFIKQCAFMTSVSAAPTVLVAIPIAVVVSIQVGALVNQVGATTFIGAVAGLGILRQGAPLVTSLMIAGAVGSAITADLGSRTIREEIDAMMVMGVDPVRRLVAPRMAAAVLVSMLLCGFIVFVGFATAYMFNVYAQHGTPGSFVSSFASFAVANDMVVALIKAAIFGLLTAIIACDVGLHAHGGPGGVAQAVNSAVVSSALMLFATNILLTQLYNTLLPAKVV